One window of the Eriocheir sinensis breed Jianghai 21 unplaced genomic scaffold, ASM2467909v1 Scaffold694, whole genome shotgun sequence genome contains the following:
- the LOC126993875 gene encoding nephrin-like, which yields MTSSSPGSSSSLRARTFCLAFVLLLNQHTGCAGEGFQRFLVTPESLVAREGEDVTLRCVVQNQRGKVQWTKDGFALGFHRDVPGYPRYTYLGDPARGQHHLSITSVAPSDAGEYQCQVGPTVSNPPIWAAANLSVVLPPRGISLVGQSDGSAVEVVAGASLTLRCRVADARPPPTLLWYLDEKQLPKDQVDSQVVRSVVPHRWSVRSKVTLQPRTQDDGARVICRVLHPGLEGGGALATSVTLSVLHPPGPPSIRGLAEGDTLRAGERRNLTCTCPGGNPRPSLIWYRAGRLFDDSYTSVVQEQGVLTVNTLDLLATEADDGVVLECRAASDLLHLPLTANISLSVYYGPTAVRVSGPARAEEGQSVALRCETSPSSPPSSITWRVNGEEVSSANAVVKQAPSGGWVTSSRLVWQVEGPWQGQAPRQLSVECGASHQSLRQAPHHTLLITLVKPAGAPVLGGEVLQPVVAGSSVAVTCASPNSLPQTSIRIYHGGRIVASRLEHTPAITQARGRVRVNPPDNDSEIKCEVVSPASTKPKVTSTWLSVLFPPRELMGSLEPEVAQEGSQVTLTCLTSSSNPPANLTWTSQGSPPPMATTTTAPAAFGGTSTRSEVVMVVQALDHERRLSCEADNGFGSSLHKSFVLNVLHAPVWREKPLQQVDVWEGEDVSITASASANPGPVRYWWRRGEETLVGAGGALRLGSAVRSMAGNYSISAYSQRGAINTSFFLNVQYAPDRVMAPDKVMVDEGEAVDIRCSASGNPLPSLTWMAGNQSVGSGVGVARLVLRSAQRKDTGLYTCQASGSLPSPPQPVPTKLIVTQPVTIAEEGNTVKGSWASLGGRGRLVCQVRAAPSPTFLWTTDEGEKIYNSNKYLIHQPTEVDGLVTWSSVLEVSNVSLQDYRPYHCSATNPLGSGSTALTLQPPSRPLPPTNLTVISVSNVSVVLGWTPNLEGSRPVGYTVRYRPTGTRYYQYEEVPDGSSTSTEVGGLTPDVEYSLTAQAKNNQGHSDYVTPPVIITTLAGGGEVGGGEDASQVTSFLLLAIIMAVFGLLVLNAIAIACFVHHRTKKRAALRGVHPAKASSANALSSITANADHRHHHHLHHPHNQVLLALDSLSCQRSKKSKGRLRPGRNRLANVIPLPSPSAHRNKIAHVGKFSKHTKGPQKSSSAFMHNGKIPRPPPFHQHNNKSGSHPLQVLAPENSKTSKQRKQTTPSPSVPEACSLLVAHNQEKIIASRSRHANNDQVQLSDSSRESTQTAIFCEDNIPEPPPRTAPEKPLHLPEHQRAQVSLHQLNSEVKQYFQSREAAQQRNTEEESSKSLEYINLDNCTGDTIEPESASGQAQEYNYHQASPAQVDEELFTSDDTTTSSEYQVIRNTRPAPPIPFSHVQEGLQTSTHMMQESRIPHQQQDIQHAPGPPPPPKNTNTIPSPAALDYWPPATSPGHMQQHRVHSASPTRARMIHQPPEPPIKPRQVRAVSYSPTIPQQGDGAPGSPPSVRHQRTASELPVRVTHHTRQDSPGRTSQHMSRASPVRVVHHVSPESPEIIRRQYRAPSESPVRTVHHISTESPSSARSVMRRNSESPHRLAEHEGILKSPSREMSNLVPSQSAARSRQQPGESPTRVIQRHSESPVQYREYHKAPPESPAGGHGHHPPLTPTRSHQNQVTSTPRSYKAHSSPDSQVGHQSNPPHQGLPHTPQRQQQNQSPGHVVISRRAQTPSPVSHKNPRPSPLSPKSSVPDLTSPELHFSTPQAAFSLGQLNSLQLTSLPPSNAGRYNLPPTPPRPKKPRQLPSFPPSHPTLVQPLPRPPTNTAARQLSPEEISTSFVVPEAPQMQDKEQALSHLPPPRSVSEAKSHESKKRFRDIVKASGSPSTVRRQVAIQTDNYQVEQSTQSVSSMATQFASVNSPIATSSPLTHRRRARFPDDFLWQGASGKM from the exons atgacctcctcctcccccgggtcctcctcctccctcagagcCCGCACCTTCTGCCTCGCCTTCGTCCTGCTCCTTAATCAGCACACAG GGTGTGCGGGCGAAGGGTTCCAGCGGTTTTTGGTGACGCCGGAGAGCCTGGTGGCGCGGGAGGGCGAGGACGTGACCCTGCGCTGCGTCGTCCAGAACCAGCGAGGCAAAGTGCAGTGGACCAAGGACGGCTTCGCTCTGG GGTTTCACCGGGACGTGCCAGGGTACCCGCGCTACACATACCTCGGAGACCCCGCCAGAGGGCAGCACCACCTCTCCATCACCAGCGTGGCGCCCTCAGACGCTGGGGAGTACCAGTGCCAGGTGGGGCCAACGGTCTCCAACCCCCCCATTTGGGCCGCCGCGAACCTCAGCGTCGTGC TTCCCCCCCGCGGCATCAGCCTCGTGGGCCAGAGTGACGGCTCGGCTGTGGAGGTGGTGGCCGGCGCCTCGCTCACCCTCCGCTGCCGTGTGGCTGACGCGCGCCCGCCGCCAACCCTCCTCTGGTACCTGGACGAGAAGCAGCTCCCGAAAG ACCAGGTGGACTCCCAGGTGGTGCGGTCGGTGGTGCCTCACAGATGGAGTGTGCGGAGCAAGGTCACGCTGCAGCCCCGCACTCAGGACGACGGGGCGCGGGTCATATGCCGCGTGCTGCACCCGGGCCTGGAGGGCGGCGGGGCGCTGGCCACCTCCGTGACGCTCTCTGTCCTGC ACCCGCCGGGGCCGCCCTCCATCAGGGGCCTGGCAGAGGGGGACACGCTGCGGGCGGGGGAGCGAAGGAACCTGACCTGCACCTGTCCAGGAGGCAACCCTCGCCCCTCCCTCATCTGGTACCGTGCTGGCCGCCTCTTCGACGACTCCTACACATCAGTAGTGCAGGAGCAAGGCGTCCTCACCGTCAACACACTCGATCTGCTGGCGACGGAGGCTGACGACGGTGTGGTGCTTGAGTGCAGGGCTGCCAGCGACCTCCTGCACCTGCCGCTCACTGCTAACATCTCGCTCTCTGTCTACT ATGGGCCGACGGCGGTGCGGGTGAGCGGGCCGGCGCGGGCTGAGGAGGGCCAGTCCGTGGCGCTGCGCTGCGAGACGTCGCCCTCAAGCCCGCCGTCTTCCATCACGTGGCGCGTCAACG GGGAGGAAGTGTCTTCGGCCAACGCTGTGGTGAAGCAGGCGCCTTCCGGGGGTTGGGTGACCTCCTCCAGGCTGGTGTGGCAGGTGGAGGGGCCGTGGCAGGGCCAGGCGCCGCGCCAGCTGTCGGTGGAGTGTGGGGCCAGCCACCAGTCCCTGCGGCAGGCGCCTCACCACACGCTCCTCATCACCCTCGTCA AGCCAGCCGGTGCCCCCGTGCTGGGCGGCGAGGTGCTGCAGCCGGTGGTGGCGGGCAGCTCCGTGGCGGTGACCTGCGCCAGCCCAAACAGCCTGCCGCAGACCTCCATCAG GATCTACCACGGCGGGAGGATCGTGGCGTCCCGGCTGGAGCACACCCCGGCCATCACCCAGGCCCGGGGCAGGGTGAGGGTCAACCCGCCGGACAACGACTCAGAGATCAAGTGTGAGGTGGTCAGCCCGGCCAGCACCAAGCCAAAGGTCACCTCCACCTGGCTCTCCGTCCTGT tTCCACCCAGGGAGCTGATGGGTTCTCTAGAGCCTGAGGTGGCACAGGAGGGGTCCCAGGTTACTCTCACCTGCCTCACCTCGTCCAGCAACCCCCCCGCTAATCTCACCTGGACGTCCCAAGGCTCACCGCCCcccatggccaccaccaccaccgccccggCAGCCTTTGGGGGCACAAGTACGAG gtctgaggtggtgatggtggtgcaggcCCTGGACCACGAGAGGCGCCTGTCGTGTGAGGCGGATAACGGCTTCGGCTCATCCCTGCATAAGAGCTTTGTCCTGAATGTCCTGC aCGCTCCTGTGTGGCGAGAAAAGCCGCTGCAGCAAGTGGATGTGTGGGAGGGCGAAGACGTCTCCATCACTGCCAGCGCCTCGGCCAACCCCGGACCCGTCAG GTACTGGTGGCGGCGCGGGGAGGAGACCCTCGTGGGGGCGGGAGGAGCACTGCGTCTAGGGTCTGCCGTGAGGAGCATGGCCGGGAACTACTCCATCAGCGCCTACAGCCAGCGCGGGGCCATcaacacctccttcttcctcaacgTGCAGT ATGCACCAGACAGGGTGATGGCCCCAGACAAAGTGATGGTGGATGAAGGAGAGGCGGTGGACATCCGCTGCTCAGCCTCAGGcaaccccttaccctccctcacaTGGATGGCAGG GAACCAGAGCGTGGGGTCGGGCGTGGGTGTGGCCCGACTGGTGCTGCGCTCGGCTCAGAGGAAGGACACGGGGCTCTACACGTGTCAGGCATCAGGCAGCCTTCCGTCACCCCCCCAGCCAGTGCCCACCAAGCTGATCGTCACAC agcCAGTGACAATAGCTGAGGAGGGGAACACAGTGAAGGGCTCCTGGGCCTCGCTGGGGGGAAGGGGTCGGCTGGTGTGCCAGGTGAGGGCAGCCCCGTCACCCACCTTCCTCTGGACCACGGACGAGGGAGAGAAGATCTACAACAGCAACAAATACCTCATCCATCAGCCAACA GAGGTGGACGGCCTGGTGACCTGGTCCTCGGTGCTGGAGGTGTCCAACGTATCCCTGCAGGACTACCGGCCTTACCACTGCTCCGCCACCAACCCCCTCGGCTCAGGCTCCACCGCCCTCACCCTCCAGCCCCCCTCACGGCCCCTCCCGCCCACCAACCTCACA GTTATCAGCGTGAGCAATGTGTCTGTGGTGCTGGGCTGGACCCCAAACCTGGAGGGCAGCCGTCCTGTGGGCTACACCGTCAGGTATCGCCCCACTGGCACTCGCTACTACCAG TATGAGGAGGTCCCTGacggcagcagcaccagcactGAGGTGGGCGGCCTTACGCCTGACGTGGAGTACAGCCTCACCGCCCAGGCCAAGAACAACCAAGGCCACTCAGACTATGTCACGCCGCCCGTCATCATCACTACGCTGG caggaggaggggaggttggAGGGGGTGAGGATGCCTCCCAGGTcaccagcttcctcctcctggcAATCATTATGGCAGTGTTTGGCCTCCTGGTGCTCAACGCCATCGCCATCGCCTGCTTCGTGCACCACCGCACCAAGAAGAGGGCAGCCCTGAGAG GCGTCCACCCTGCCAAAGCCAGCTCAGCCAACGCACTGAGCAGCATCACCGCCAACGctgaccaccgccaccaccaccacctccaccacccacacaACCAAGTCCTGCTGGCTCTTGACAGTTTGTCCTGCCAGAGGAGTAAAAAGTCCAAG GGTCGTTTGAGGCCAGGCAGGAACAGGCTGGCCAATGTGAtccccttgccctccccttcAGCCCATCGGAACAAGATCGCCCATGTCGGGAAGTTCAGCAAGCACACAAAAGGTCCTCAGAAGAGCAGCTCAGCGTTTATGCATAACGGGAAAATACCACGACCGCCTCCCTTCCACCAGCACAACAACAAGAGCGGCTCACACCCTCTGCAGGTCTTGGCGCCTGAGAACAGCAAAACCTCAAAGCAGAGAAAGCAAACCACTCCATCGCCAAGTGTCCCTGAGGCGTGCTCCCTCCTTGTGGCGCATAACCAAGAGAAGATCATTGCCTCTAGATCCAGACATGCTAACAATGACCAAGTACAGCTTTCAGACTCCTCACGGGAAAGCACACAAACGGCAATCTTCTGTGAGGACAATATCCCTGAGCCACCTCCCAGAACAGCTCCAGAGAAACCCTTACACCTTCCAGAGCACCAGAGAGCACAGGTCAGTCTACACCAGCTGAACAGTGAGGTCAAGCAGTACTTCCAGAGCAGAGAAGCAGCCCAGCAAAGAAACACTGAAGAGGAATCGAGTAAGAGCCTTGAGTACATTAACTTAGACAACTGTACAGGAGACACTATAGAGCCTGAGAGTGCATCTGGCCAGGCCCAGGAATACAACTACCACCAGGCAAGCCCAGCACAGGTAGATGAAGAGCTGTTCACCTCGGacgacaccaccaccagctcGGAGTATCAGGTCATCAGGAACACTCGACCTGCACCACCCATTCCATTCTCACACGTACAAGAGGGACTTCAGACGTCAACCCACATGATGCAAGAGTCACGAATCCCTCACCAGCAGCAAGATATCCAGCACGCACCaggtcctcctccaccacccaagAACACCAATACAATACCGTCACCAGCAGCTCTTGATTACTGGCCGCCCGCAACATCACCAGGCCACATGCAGCAACATCGCGTGCACTCCGCCTCCCCCACCAGGGCAAGGATGATCCACCAGCCACCTGAGCCACCCATCAAGCCCAGGCAGGTAAGGGCAGTCTCGTACTCACCAACCATTCCACAACAGGGTGATGGTGCCCCGGGATCACCACCAAGCGTCAGGCATCAAAGGACAGCATCAGAGTTGCCTGTAAGAGTGACTCACCACACGAGGCAGGACTCACCAGGCAGAACGAGTCAGCATATGAGTCGAGCATCACCAGTCAGAGTCGTCCACCACGTGAGTCCTGAGTCACCAGAGATAATAAGACGTCAGTACCGGGCGCCATCTGAGTCACCCGTCCGAACTGTTCACCACATCAGCACTGAGTCACCATCCTCAGCCAGGAGTGTGATGAGGAGAAATTCAGAGTCACCACACAGGCTTGCAGAACATGAGGGAATCTTAAAGTCACCAAGCAGGGAGATGAGTAACTTGGTTCCTTCCCAGTCAGCAGCCAGGTCTAGACAGCAACCAGGAGAGTCACCAACCAGAGTTATACAGAGACACTCGGAATCACCAGTTCAGTATCGGGAGTATCACAAGGCACCGCCAGAGTCACCAGCTGGCGGCCACGGTCACCACCCTCCGCTCACACCCACTAGGTCACACCAAAACCAGGTCACCAGCACACCCAGGAGTTACAAAGCTCACTCGTCACCAGACTCACAAGTTGGACACCAGTCTAACCCCCCACACCAGGGCTTGCCTCACACACCACAGAGGCAGCAGCAGAACCAGTCACCAGGCCATGTTGTCATCAGCCGCCGAGCACAAACGCCTTCACCAGTCTCCCACAAGAATCCAAGACCCTCACCGCTGTCTCCTAAATCAAGTGTGCCCGACCTCACCTCCCCAGAACTCCACTTCAGCACCCCACAAGCTGCATTCTCCTTAGGGCAGCTTAATTCTCTCCAACTCACTTCACTTCCTCCATCAAACGCAGGTCGGTACAACCTTCCGCCAACTCCACCTCGGCCCAAGAAGCCTCGgcagctcccttccttccctccgtcgcaTCCCACACTGGTCCAGCCGTTGCCTCGACCGCCAACCAACACAGCTGCTCGCCAGTTATCACCGGAGGAAATTTCAACATCATTTGTGGTGCCTGAAGCTCCCCAAATGCAGGACAAAGAACAGGCCTTGTCTCACCTGCCACCACCGAGGTCTGTCAGTGAAGCAAAAAGCCATGAGAGCAAAAAGAGGTTCAGGGACATTGTTAAGGCATCCGGCTCCCCTAGCACAGTGCGTCGACAGGTTGCCATTCAGACGGACAACTATCAGGTGGAACAGAGCACCCAGAGTGTAAGCAGCATGGCCACACAGTTCGCCTCGGTCAACTCCCCCATCGCCACCAGCTCGCCGCTCACCCACAGGCGCCGCGCACGGTTCCCTGATGACTTCTTGTGGCAGGGCGCTTCAGGCAAGATGTGA